From Scophthalmus maximus strain ysfricsl-2021 chromosome 14, ASM2237912v1, whole genome shotgun sequence, one genomic window encodes:
- the ubxn4 gene encoding UBX domain-containing protein 4 isoform X2, producing the protein MLWFEGTIAEAINSAKQRGFVFVVVITGADEQSAQLMSSWEDDRVSEAALHCCVAIKVDAKSEACVQFSQIYPVVCIPSSFFIGENGIPLEVIAGSVSAEELMKRINRVKQMHAQLIGPAIVSLEAGALLETRGTQSVVASDPAAEAIEPAAGPGSAQASLSSPGEDGSPTATHRAQSEDDLDAKVQRLNKKLEERREQRIRGEEENEIKKEMERRKTGKDTQDYKRKQEDDKTKRLLEERNREKTEEKAARERVKLQIALDRADRAARYAKTQVEERSSKEALLQARQAEQEARKEALVRQRSTIARIQFRLPDGSSFTNQFPAQSTLQEARHFAVQEVGNRYGNFSLATMFPRREFTSEDLNKTLLELELAPSTSIVLLPYSGRPANSMVQSSGGGVWAVLGTILYPLLAVWRFLSTFLFTAPPPPGPASRGPAPQSGSYTNSTPSSDKDKR; encoded by the exons ATGCTTTGGTTTGAGGGAACGATCGCTGAGGCCATCAACTCGGCTAAACAGCGGGGCTTCGTTTTTGTCGTCGTCATTACag GGGCAGATGAACAGTCCGCACAGCTGATGTCCAGCTGGGAGGACGACCGAGTCTCAGAGGCGGCTCTCCACTGCTGTGTGGCCATCAAAGTCGATGCCAAAAG tgaggCATGTGTGCAGTTCTCCCAGATCT ATCCAGTGGTGTGCATACCCTCTAGCTTCTTTATCGGAGAGAATGGAATTCCTCTGGAGGTCATCGCTGGTAGTGTGTCTGCAGAAGAACTGATGAAAAGAATCAACAGAGTCAAGCAG ATGCATGCACAGCTGATTGGACCTGCCATAGTGTCACTTGAGGCTGGTGCTCTTCTGGAGACCAGAGGTACACAGTCGGTTGTAGCCTCAGATCCAGCAGCAGAGGCCATAGAGCCGGCAGCTGGACCTGGATCTGCACAAG CATCACTGTCCAGCCCAGGAGAGGATGGCAGCCCCACAGCCACACATCGTGCTCAGAGTGAGGACGACCTGGATGCTAAGGTGCAAAG gttaAACAAGAAActggaggagagacgagagcaAAGgatcagaggagaagaagag AATgagattaaaaaggaaatggagCGGCGAAAGACTGGCAAGGACACGCAAGACtataaaaggaaacaagaagacGACAAGACCAAGCGACTCCTGGAGGAAAGGAATagggagaagacggaggagaaggcTGCCAGGGAGCGAGTCAAACTGCAAATTGCCTTG GACCGAGCTGACAGAGCGGCCCGCTATGCCAAAACCCAGGTGGAGGAGAGGTCTTCCAAGGAGGCCCTGCTGCAGGCCCGCCAGGCAGAGCAGGAGGCCAGGAAGGAGGCACTGGTCAGGCAGAGGAG taccATAGCGAGGATACAGTTCCGTCTCCCAGACGGCTCATCTTTCACCAACCAGTTCCCCGCGCAGAGCACACTGCAAGAGGCTCGTCACTTTGCTGTTCAG GAAGTGGGAAACCGTTACGGTAACTTCTCCCTGGCAACCATGTTCCCTCGGCGGGAGTTCACCAGTGAAGACCTGAACAAAACACTGCTGGAGCTGGAACTGGCTCCCAGCACTTCCATCGTGCTTCTGCCG TACTCAGGAAGGCCTGCTAACAGCATGGTCCAGTCCTCTGGGGGGGGCGTCTGGGCTGTTCTGGGCACAATCCTCTACCCTCTGCTGGCTGTATGGAGATTCCTCAGCACCTTCTTGTTtacagccccccctcctcctggaCCAGCATCCCGAGGCCCCGCCCCGCAGTCCGGCTCTTATACCAACTCAACACCGTCCTCAGACAAGGACAAGAGGTGA
- the ubxn4 gene encoding UBX domain-containing protein 4 isoform X1, whose amino-acid sequence MLWFEGTIAEAINSAKQRGFVFVVVITGADEQSAQLMSSWEDDRVSEAALHCCVAIKVDAKSEACVQFSQIYPVVCIPSSFFIGENGIPLEVIAGSVSAEELMKRINRVKQMHAQLIGPAIVSLEAGALLETRGTQSVVASDPAAEAIEPAAGPGSAQASLSSPGEDGSPTATHRAQSEDDLDAKVQRLNKKLEERREQRIRGEEENEIKKEMERRKTGKDTQDYKRKQEDDKTKRLLEERNREKTEEKAARERVKLQIALDRADRAARYAKTQVEERSSKEALLQARQAEQEARKEALVRQRSTIARIQFRLPDGSSFTNQFPAQSTLQEARHFAVQEVGNRYGNFSLATMFPRREFTSEDLNKTLLELELAPSTSIVLLPYSGRPANSMVQSSGGGVWAVLGTILYPLLAVWRFLSTFLFTAPPPPGPASRGPAPQSGSYTNSTPSSDKDKRETPSKHTLEKQPKEFKKEGKVCSLRTQEDSEDENNTWNGNSTQQM is encoded by the exons ATGCTTTGGTTTGAGGGAACGATCGCTGAGGCCATCAACTCGGCTAAACAGCGGGGCTTCGTTTTTGTCGTCGTCATTACag GGGCAGATGAACAGTCCGCACAGCTGATGTCCAGCTGGGAGGACGACCGAGTCTCAGAGGCGGCTCTCCACTGCTGTGTGGCCATCAAAGTCGATGCCAAAAG tgaggCATGTGTGCAGTTCTCCCAGATCT ATCCAGTGGTGTGCATACCCTCTAGCTTCTTTATCGGAGAGAATGGAATTCCTCTGGAGGTCATCGCTGGTAGTGTGTCTGCAGAAGAACTGATGAAAAGAATCAACAGAGTCAAGCAG ATGCATGCACAGCTGATTGGACCTGCCATAGTGTCACTTGAGGCTGGTGCTCTTCTGGAGACCAGAGGTACACAGTCGGTTGTAGCCTCAGATCCAGCAGCAGAGGCCATAGAGCCGGCAGCTGGACCTGGATCTGCACAAG CATCACTGTCCAGCCCAGGAGAGGATGGCAGCCCCACAGCCACACATCGTGCTCAGAGTGAGGACGACCTGGATGCTAAGGTGCAAAG gttaAACAAGAAActggaggagagacgagagcaAAGgatcagaggagaagaagag AATgagattaaaaaggaaatggagCGGCGAAAGACTGGCAAGGACACGCAAGACtataaaaggaaacaagaagacGACAAGACCAAGCGACTCCTGGAGGAAAGGAATagggagaagacggaggagaaggcTGCCAGGGAGCGAGTCAAACTGCAAATTGCCTTG GACCGAGCTGACAGAGCGGCCCGCTATGCCAAAACCCAGGTGGAGGAGAGGTCTTCCAAGGAGGCCCTGCTGCAGGCCCGCCAGGCAGAGCAGGAGGCCAGGAAGGAGGCACTGGTCAGGCAGAGGAG taccATAGCGAGGATACAGTTCCGTCTCCCAGACGGCTCATCTTTCACCAACCAGTTCCCCGCGCAGAGCACACTGCAAGAGGCTCGTCACTTTGCTGTTCAG GAAGTGGGAAACCGTTACGGTAACTTCTCCCTGGCAACCATGTTCCCTCGGCGGGAGTTCACCAGTGAAGACCTGAACAAAACACTGCTGGAGCTGGAACTGGCTCCCAGCACTTCCATCGTGCTTCTGCCG TACTCAGGAAGGCCTGCTAACAGCATGGTCCAGTCCTCTGGGGGGGGCGTCTGGGCTGTTCTGGGCACAATCCTCTACCCTCTGCTGGCTGTATGGAGATTCCTCAGCACCTTCTTGTTtacagccccccctcctcctggaCCAGCATCCCGAGGCCCCGCCCCGCAGTCCGGCTCTTATACCAACTCAACACCGTCCTCAGACAAGGACAAGAG AGAAACTCCCTCCAAGCACACTCTGGAGAAGCAGCCCAAAGAATTCAAGAAAGAGGGTAAAGTCTGCAGTCTGAGGACTCAGGAGGACAGCGAGGATGAAAACAACACCTGGAACGGGAACTCCACCCAGCAGATGTAA